One window of uncultured Trichococcus sp. genomic DNA carries:
- a CDS encoding ABC transporter permease, with product MITYWNTYHEKLLTATMQHIELVGTTLMIAILIAGGVILMCMHNERVMNGLIYLFSLLYSIPSLALFAILIPLTGLGRNTAIIVLVIYCQYVLLRSFSAGIKEIDPTLIEAAVGMGMTRNQMFRKIQLPLAMSSIIAGIRIAATSTIGIATIAATINAGGLGTVLFDGLRTFSVVKLLWGTALSMLLCLLVNVILYLLENALRRKFA from the coding sequence ATGATTACATACTGGAATACTTACCATGAAAAACTGCTGACCGCCACGATGCAGCACATCGAATTAGTGGGGACAACCCTGATGATCGCGATTCTCATCGCAGGCGGAGTAATTCTGATGTGCATGCACAATGAACGTGTCATGAATGGTTTGATCTATCTCTTTTCTTTGCTTTATTCGATCCCAAGCCTAGCTCTGTTTGCCATTTTGATTCCATTGACGGGATTGGGAAGGAACACGGCGATCATCGTGTTGGTGATTTATTGCCAATATGTCCTTTTGCGCAGTTTTTCCGCAGGGATCAAGGAAATCGATCCGACACTCATCGAAGCCGCTGTCGGGATGGGCATGACGAGAAATCAAATGTTCAGGAAAATCCAACTTCCATTGGCAATGTCATCCATCATCGCAGGGATCCGGATCGCCGCGACCTCGACAATCGGCATCGCAACCATCGCCGCTACGATCAATGCGGGCGGGTTGGGAACCGTACTTTTCGATGGCTTGCGGACATTCAGCGTCGTTAAACTTTTGTGGGGCACTGCGTTGTCGATGTTGTTGTGTCTGCTAG
- a CDS encoding ABC transporter ATP-binding protein translates to MEQTAIEFKNVTKLYGEGETKAVDDISFEIKEGEFITVLGSSGSGKTTTLKMINRLIREDEGSITFFGEDISGMNEVDLRRKIGYVVQQIGLFPHMTVAQNIATVPELLKWDKKEIQARIKELLELVQLDPNVFADRKPKQLSGGQQQRVGVARALAANPKVMLLDEPFGAVDAITRLQLQNELQKIHKELGDKTFVLVTHDINEAFKLGTRVLIMDKGKICQFDTPREIMRHPKTDFVADLIATVKEQEAFWSELK, encoded by the coding sequence ATGGAGCAAACCGCGATAGAATTCAAAAATGTGACGAAGCTCTACGGGGAAGGGGAGACGAAGGCAGTCGATGATATCTCTTTTGAGATTAAGGAAGGCGAGTTCATCACTGTCCTGGGGTCTTCTGGCTCCGGCAAAACGACCACTTTAAAAATGATCAACCGCTTGATCCGTGAAGATGAAGGGAGCATAACCTTCTTCGGAGAAGATATCAGCGGAATGAATGAAGTGGATCTTAGGCGGAAAATCGGCTATGTCGTCCAACAGATTGGCCTGTTTCCGCATATGACTGTTGCCCAAAATATCGCGACAGTTCCTGAACTGCTGAAGTGGGACAAGAAGGAGATCCAAGCCCGCATCAAAGAATTGCTGGAGCTTGTTCAATTGGATCCGAACGTGTTTGCCGACAGAAAGCCGAAACAATTATCCGGCGGACAACAACAGCGTGTCGGTGTTGCGAGGGCACTTGCCGCCAATCCGAAAGTGATGCTGTTGGATGAACCGTTTGGAGCGGTCGATGCAATCACGCGCCTGCAACTGCAAAATGAACTGCAAAAGATCCATAAAGAATTGGGCGACAAAACCTTTGTGCTGGTCACCCACGACATCAATGAGGCATTCAAGCTGGGGACGAGAGTGCTGATAATGGACAAAGGCAAAATTTGTCAATTTGATACGCCGCGGGAAATCATGCGCCATCCGAAAACCGATTTTGTTGCGGATTTGATTGCCACCGTAAAGGAACAAGAGGCATTTTGGAGTGAGCTGAAATGA